Proteins co-encoded in one Bacillus paramycoides genomic window:
- a CDS encoding MarR family winged helix-turn-helix transcriptional regulator: MESREWERIVDHLLSLVPLFYRKFMLPGEFSSQRHMPPSHTQVLLLLHENGTLAVSEIGKRLAISRPNMTPLLNKLIQEELIERHYSEKDRRVILISLTAEGKLLVNQYQQFILDKLKENFQTLSEEEREKLIHSLQTIQNLILKTNA, from the coding sequence ATCTTCTTTCGCTAGTGCCTCTTTTTTATCGCAAATTTATGCTTCCTGGAGAATTTTCTTCTCAAAGACATATGCCGCCATCACATACACAAGTATTACTGCTTCTGCATGAAAATGGCACATTAGCAGTTTCCGAAATCGGCAAGCGGCTAGCGATTTCACGGCCTAACATGACACCTCTATTAAACAAACTGATTCAAGAAGAACTAATAGAGCGTCATTATAGCGAAAAAGATCGACGGGTCATTTTAATTTCCCTAACAGCTGAAGGGAAATTGTTAGTAAATCAGTATCAGCAATTCATTTTAGACAAACTAAAAGAAAATTTTCAAACATTATCTGAGGAAGAACGTGAAAAGCTCATTCACTCTCTTCAAACCATTCAAAATTTAATTTTGAAAACAAACGCATAA
- a CDS encoding DUF2062 domain-containing protein, whose product MMRVKTTKKTYSFFQRMWRILKFQYYKLLRSPEGAKKVSLGFAIGFGLEMLVIYTASLVYLIFYPIVRLAKGSFPAAVIGNIIGKISFLPVVLFPLAYALGKMIYPFHVQKIHHEPFTISDLFSSHIFTILKSLLQSEVYVLIGMTILGVVFGVVSYFVVHYLYEKNRKLRLKNRKKRVREPLVQI is encoded by the coding sequence ATGATGAGAGTGAAAACAACTAAGAAAACATATTCGTTTTTTCAGCGGATGTGGAGAATATTAAAGTTTCAGTATTATAAGTTGCTTCGATCGCCAGAAGGAGCAAAGAAAGTATCGTTAGGTTTTGCGATTGGTTTTGGTTTAGAGATGTTGGTTATATATACGGCATCACTCGTTTATTTAATATTTTATCCAATCGTCAGGTTAGCAAAGGGATCTTTTCCTGCTGCGGTTATTGGCAATATTATTGGAAAAATATCGTTTCTCCCAGTAGTTTTATTTCCGCTTGCGTATGCGCTAGGGAAAATGATTTATCCATTTCATGTACAAAAAATACATCATGAACCCTTTACGATATCGGACTTGTTTTCAAGTCACATTTTTACGATATTAAAGAGCTTATTACAGAGTGAAGTGTATGTATTAATTGGAATGACGATTTTAGGGGTTGTGTTTGGTGTAGTTTCATATTTCGTTGTGCATTATTTATATGAAAAGAACCGTAAGTTACGTTTGAAGAATAGAAAGAAAAGAGTGAGAGAACCACTCGTGCAAATATAA